One Pseudomonadota bacterium DNA segment encodes these proteins:
- a CDS encoding transglutaminase domain-containing protein, whose translation MKKFYLIIFLTISFTLIICPRFDFTRAETVIIEGRLDSKIKMSKQMKWDVDRPLSELTLRLPLPANYSNKAQSQSIQGLRIQYDPQPASVSEETDKFGNVYKRVVWRNINRDAQINMTYEALIKTLLPAMESRTSFPLTNIPKQENVYLTPTEYVQSNHPEIISLARELTKYAKTEYEAVTAILNFVVDTIKYSYNPPRYDAGYTLKVKSGNCTNIGHLSVALLRASGIPARIVGGISLNKQWTMPVSDYKTIVQKMGQGGHAWIEIYFPDLGWLSYDPQQSRQFTSSRHIKEMHGFDYMDITVLWTGTSYAPKYSNTMDAHFIDDEVNIKPKYTVNAPRSYIASSQLLAKAGPPGPIEDKPVPVPPLPPPPPVAKPPPFVKPPLQKDRYIEFGNMEFPTLVDAYRIVGNRAVGIPDAETAEYATSQHIYAQAFKVTEPLKLKAVSLAMHKFGGDGTIYIDIVSDDNGKPALLGFRSPPVFLENISKKHGYYWVDFTFPDDGSMAPLKEGKYWIVLRRSGEAIMTWFYTPGKPYGGPDDTRSTLKGYLWKDILNYDFVFKVTGQKIY comes from the coding sequence ATGAAGAAATTTTATTTAATTATATTTCTTACGATATCTTTCACATTAATTATATGTCCTCGATTTGACTTCACCAGGGCAGAAACCGTCATTATTGAGGGCAGGCTGGACAGTAAAATCAAAATGTCAAAACAGATGAAGTGGGATGTTGACAGGCCACTTTCGGAATTGACTCTCAGGCTCCCATTGCCTGCAAATTATTCAAACAAAGCACAATCACAAAGTATACAGGGGCTTCGCATTCAATATGACCCGCAACCTGCAAGTGTTAGTGAGGAGACGGACAAGTTTGGAAATGTCTACAAAAGGGTTGTATGGAGGAATATAAACAGAGATGCGCAAATCAACATGACGTATGAAGCGCTGATAAAAACGCTGCTGCCTGCAATGGAAAGCAGGACGTCATTTCCTCTCACGAACATTCCTAAACAGGAAAATGTATATTTAACTCCAACCGAGTATGTACAGAGTAATCATCCTGAAATAATTTCACTTGCAAGGGAATTAACAAAGTATGCAAAAACGGAATACGAGGCAGTAACTGCCATACTCAATTTCGTTGTTGATACCATTAAATACAGCTATAATCCTCCGCGTTATGATGCAGGCTATACATTAAAGGTAAAATCGGGGAACTGTACAAATATTGGTCACCTGTCTGTTGCCCTCCTGAGGGCTTCAGGGATACCTGCAAGAATTGTGGGCGGAATAAGCCTTAACAAGCAGTGGACGATGCCGGTAAGCGATTACAAAACCATTGTCCAGAAGATGGGGCAGGGGGGACATGCCTGGATAGAAATATATTTTCCCGATCTCGGCTGGCTCTCATATGACCCTCAACAGTCAAGACAGTTTACGTCATCAAGGCATATTAAAGAGATGCATGGTTTTGATTATATGGACATTACTGTCCTCTGGACAGGGACGTCTTATGCACCGAAATATTCGAACACAATGGACGCACATTTTATTGATGATGAAGTCAATATAAAGCCGAAGTATACGGTTAATGCCCCCAGATCATACATTGCAAGCAGCCAGTTGCTGGCAAAGGCAGGTCCACCAGGACCTATTGAGGATAAGCCTGTGCCCGTGCCCCCTCTGCCCCCACCACCCCCTGTTGCGAAACCGCCACCCTTTGTGAAACCGCCACTGCAAAAGGACAGATATATTGAATTCGGGAATATGGAATTTCCAACCCTTGTAGACGCATACAGGATTGTCGGAAACAGGGCAGTAGGTATTCCCGATGCAGAGACAGCAGAATATGCTACATCGCAACACATCTATGCCCAGGCGTTTAAGGTAACCGAACCCCTTAAATTGAAGGCTGTATCGCTTGCCATGCATAAATTCGGGGGTGACGGCACAATCTATATTGACATTGTTTCTGATGACAATGGAAAGCCGGCGCTTCTGGGGTTTCGTTCTCCTCCTGTCTTTCTTGAGAATATATCAAAGAAACATGGATATTACTGGGTAGATTTTACTTTTCCTGATGACGGAAGTATGGCTCCGTTAAAAGAGGGAAAATACTGGATTGTGCTGAGACGCTCGGGAGAAGCAATAATGACATGGTTCTATACACCCGGGAAACCATATGGCGGTCCGGACGATACGCGTTCCACATTAAAAGGTTACCTCTGGAAGGATATACTCAATTATGACTTTGTGTTCAAGGTGACAGGCCAGAAGATTTATTAG